Proteins from a genomic interval of Streptomyces sp. NBC_01445:
- a CDS encoding coagulation factor 5/8 type domain-containing protein encodes MAATAATIPGLLAVGSPASAKPAADPLPGGGDLGPNVIVFDPSTPGIQAKLDEIFKQQESAQFGSGRYAFLFKPGTYNGLNAQLGFYTSIAGLGLSPDDTSINGDVTVDAGWFNGNATQNFWRSAENLALTPINGTNRWAVAQAAPFRRMHVRGGLNLAPDGYGWASGGYIADSRIDGTVGPYSQQQWYTRDSSVGGWTNAVWNMVFSGVEGAPAQSFPDPPYTTLNTTPVSREKPFLYLDGADYKVFLPEKRTDARGTTWGSGTPRGTSLALTQFYVAKPGVTAATLNAALDQGLNLLLTPGIYHLDAAIEVNRANAVVLGLGYATLIPDNGVTAVKAADVDGVRLAGFLIDAGAVNSQTLLEVGPSGASTDHSANPITVQDVFVRIGGAGPGKATTSIVVNSRHTIIDHTWVWRADHGDGVGWETNRADYGVRVNGDDVLATGLFVEHFNKYDVYWAGQRGRTIFFQNEKAYDAPNQAAVQDGNVKGFAAYKVADSVTTHEGWGLGSYCNYTSDNTIRQDHGFAAPNTSGVKFHDLLVVSLGGQGQYEHVINDIGAATSGTSTVPSTVVSYP; translated from the coding sequence ATGGCGGCGACCGCGGCCACCATTCCCGGCCTCCTCGCAGTCGGGTCGCCCGCCTCCGCGAAGCCTGCCGCCGACCCCCTGCCCGGCGGCGGCGACCTGGGCCCCAACGTGATCGTGTTCGACCCTTCCACGCCCGGCATCCAGGCCAAGCTGGACGAGATCTTCAAACAGCAGGAGTCCGCACAGTTCGGCTCCGGCCGCTACGCGTTCCTGTTCAAGCCCGGTACGTACAACGGCCTCAACGCCCAGCTCGGCTTCTACACCTCGATCGCCGGACTCGGCCTGTCCCCCGACGACACCTCGATCAACGGCGATGTGACGGTCGACGCCGGCTGGTTCAACGGCAACGCCACCCAGAATTTCTGGCGCTCCGCCGAGAACCTCGCCCTCACCCCCATCAACGGCACCAATCGCTGGGCCGTCGCACAGGCCGCGCCGTTCCGCCGCATGCACGTGAGGGGCGGCCTCAATCTCGCCCCCGACGGCTACGGCTGGGCCAGCGGCGGCTACATCGCCGACAGCCGCATCGACGGCACCGTCGGGCCGTACTCGCAGCAGCAGTGGTACACCCGCGACAGTTCCGTCGGCGGCTGGACCAACGCCGTCTGGAACATGGTGTTCTCCGGCGTCGAGGGCGCCCCCGCGCAGAGCTTCCCGGACCCGCCCTACACCACGCTCAACACGACCCCGGTCTCCCGCGAGAAGCCCTTCCTGTACCTCGACGGCGCCGACTACAAGGTCTTCCTGCCCGAGAAGCGCACCGACGCGCGCGGCACCACCTGGGGCAGCGGCACGCCCCGCGGCACCTCTCTCGCACTCACCCAGTTCTACGTGGCGAAGCCGGGCGTCACCGCCGCCACCCTCAACGCGGCGCTCGACCAGGGCCTCAACCTCCTTCTCACACCAGGCATCTACCACCTCGACGCGGCCATAGAGGTGAACCGCGCGAACGCCGTCGTGCTCGGACTCGGGTACGCCACCCTCATCCCGGACAACGGTGTCACCGCGGTGAAGGCCGCCGACGTCGACGGTGTGCGCCTGGCCGGATTCCTGATCGACGCGGGCGCGGTCAACTCGCAGACTCTGCTGGAAGTCGGGCCTTCCGGAGCGTCCACCGACCACTCCGCCAACCCCATCACCGTCCAGGACGTCTTCGTACGGATCGGCGGCGCGGGTCCCGGCAAGGCCACCACCAGCATCGTGGTCAACAGCCGGCACACGATCATCGACCACACGTGGGTCTGGCGCGCCGACCACGGTGACGGCGTCGGCTGGGAGACCAACCGCGCCGACTACGGCGTGCGCGTCAACGGCGACGACGTGCTGGCCACCGGCCTGTTCGTCGAGCACTTCAACAAGTACGACGTGTACTGGGCCGGCCAGCGCGGCCGCACGATCTTCTTCCAGAACGAGAAGGCGTACGACGCCCCGAACCAGGCCGCCGTCCAGGACGGCAACGTCAAGGGCTTCGCCGCGTACAAGGTCGCCGACTCCGTGACCACGCACGAGGGTTGGGGCCTGGGGAGCTACTGCAACTACACGTCGGACAACACCATCCGCCAGGACCACGGCTTCGCGGCGCCCAACACGTCGGGGGTGAAGTTCCACGACCTGCTCGTCGTGTCCCTGGGTGGCCAGGGCCAGTACGAGCACGTCATCAACGACATCGGCGCCGCCACGTCCGGCACGTCCACGGTGCCCTCGACCGTGGTCTCGTACCCCTGA